The following proteins are co-located in the Pedobacter sp. FW305-3-2-15-E-R2A2 genome:
- a CDS encoding 2-oxo acid dehydrogenase subunit E2, with the protein MAEIVRMPKMSDTMTEGVMAKWHKKVGDKVKSGDVMAEVETDKATMDLESYWDGTVLYIGVEEGQAVPVDAVIAVIGKEGEDYKAALDAEGAATPSAEAKPAAEAALAEKPAEDKKEATAAAGITDADLEKMGVTVVRMPLLSDTMTEGVIAEWHKKVGDKIKNDDILADVETDKATMEVMGYADGTLLHIGVEKGAAAKVNGIIAIVGPEGTDISGILAQGDAPAKPAADKKADAPVAESTSSVAAETAAESSDRVKASPLAKRIAKDKGIDLAQVAGSADGGRIIKKDIENFKPAAAVAATPAATTSAAPAEKQAQVSIPVFVGEEKYTEKPVTQMRKVIAKRLSESLFTAPHFYLTMSIDMDGAIAARTKINEYAPVKISFNDMVLKAVAIALKQHPNVNSSWLGDKIRYNEHVNIGVAVAVEDGLLVPVVRFADGKSLSHISAEVKDFAQRAKAKKLQPADWEGSTFTISNLGMFGIDEFTAIINPPDACILAIGGISQVPVVKNGAVVPGNVMKVTLSCDHRVVDGATGSAFLQTLKALLEEPVRLLV; encoded by the coding sequence ATGGCTGAAATAGTTAGAATGCCCAAAATGAGCGATACCATGACCGAAGGTGTAATGGCGAAGTGGCATAAAAAAGTTGGCGATAAAGTTAAAAGTGGCGATGTAATGGCCGAAGTGGAAACCGATAAGGCAACCATGGATTTAGAGTCATATTGGGACGGTACCGTATTATACATTGGTGTAGAAGAAGGTCAAGCTGTTCCTGTTGACGCGGTTATTGCGGTCATAGGTAAAGAAGGTGAAGATTATAAAGCAGCATTAGATGCTGAAGGTGCTGCGACGCCATCGGCGGAAGCAAAACCGGCAGCAGAAGCTGCTCTGGCTGAAAAACCTGCTGAAGATAAAAAAGAAGCAACTGCTGCGGCAGGAATCACGGATGCAGATTTAGAGAAAATGGGCGTTACTGTGGTAAGAATGCCTTTGCTAAGTGATACCATGACTGAAGGCGTAATTGCTGAATGGCATAAAAAAGTTGGTGATAAAATTAAAAACGACGATATCCTTGCTGACGTAGAGACCGATAAGGCAACTATGGAAGTAATGGGGTATGCAGACGGAACCTTATTACATATCGGTGTAGAAAAAGGTGCAGCGGCTAAAGTGAATGGTATTATTGCTATTGTTGGTCCTGAAGGAACAGACATCAGTGGAATCCTTGCGCAAGGCGATGCTCCTGCGAAACCTGCAGCAGATAAAAAAGCAGATGCTCCGGTAGCAGAAAGCACTTCATCTGTAGCGGCAGAAACTGCTGCTGAAAGTTCAGATCGCGTAAAAGCATCTCCTTTAGCAAAAAGAATTGCGAAAGACAAAGGTATTGACCTTGCTCAGGTGGCAGGTAGTGCTGATGGCGGACGTATCATCAAAAAAGATATTGAGAACTTCAAGCCTGCAGCAGCAGTGGCCGCCACACCGGCAGCTACAACTTCAGCAGCTCCAGCGGAGAAACAGGCTCAGGTAAGCATTCCTGTATTTGTTGGCGAAGAAAAATATACAGAGAAACCGGTTACTCAGATGCGTAAAGTAATTGCTAAGCGCCTATCTGAAAGCTTATTCACAGCACCGCATTTCTATTTAACGATGTCTATTGATATGGATGGTGCAATTGCTGCCCGTACTAAAATCAATGAATATGCACCTGTTAAAATCTCTTTCAACGATATGGTGTTAAAAGCAGTAGCAATTGCTTTAAAACAACACCCTAATGTAAACTCTTCATGGTTAGGGGATAAGATCCGTTACAATGAGCATGTGAACATTGGCGTAGCCGTAGCGGTAGAAGATGGTTTATTGGTTCCTGTTGTTCGTTTTGCAGATGGTAAATCATTGTCTCATATCTCAGCAGAAGTTAAAGACTTTGCGCAGCGTGCTAAAGCGAAGAAATTACAACCTGCAGATTGGGAAGGTTCAACATTCACCATTTCTAACTTAGGAATGTTCGGAATTGATGAATTTACAGCAATCATTAACCCACCAGATGCCTGTATTCTTGCAATCGGAGGAATCTCTCAGGTTCCTGTGGTTAAAAATGGTGCTGTAGTCCCTGGTAATGTAATGAAGGTAACTTTAAGTTGCGATCACCGTGTAGTGGATGGTGCAACAGGATCTGCTTTCCTACAGACGCTAAAAGCATTGTTAGAAGAACCAGTAAGGTTATTGGTTTAA